The DNA region TTATTCCCCGCTGCAGCAATACCAATATTGAGCAGTAGCACCACCAGTGGCAAAACAAACGAGGAAAAACGAATCTTCTTCATAGGATGTGTGCTCAAATATAGTCAAAAACAATGCCCCGCTGAAAAAATTTAACAAAAATTGAAGCTTGAATCAGGCTAATTTTTGATTCAGTAGATTATTGATTTTTAGAGCTTTATGTAAATATGGTAGTTTAGCGCTCTCCTTTAGAAGGGCAATATGGTTGAGGTTGTGGCAGTCGGTACCCAATAAACTAATCATGTTTTGGTCGATCAGTTTTTCGGCAATTTTTTTGGTTGCCGGGGAATAATGGCCACTGAGTGAGTTCAGGTTTAATTGCAAAATCACACCTTTATCGTGCATCATTTCAATTTTTTCCCATTGATTGTGCCAGAAGGTATATCGTTCCACATGTGCAAGTACCGGTTTATAGCCTGCCATTTGCATTTCAAAAACGACTCTGCTTAGGTTTTGAGGTTCACCGATAAATGGCATTTCAAACAACACATAACTATTTCCAAAGGTCAATAATTCTTTGTTTTTGATTTTGTCCTCCAAATCGAAATCGAGGTAGTATTCGGCTGCGGCTTCGATTTGAATGTGGAGACCTGCTTGTTGTGCTGCTTTACGAACTGCATCTAAACCGCTCAAAATAATTTCGGGTGTATTGCGGTAAAAATCACTCATGATATGTGGAGTGGTAATTACCTTTTTATAACCGAGAAGCTGCATTTCCTGCAACAGTGCAAGAGAATCTTCCATCGTCTTGGCACCGTCGTCGATTCCCGGAATAAAATGTGAATGCACATCTGTACCCAGAACCGATAAATCAGCAGCTTCTAATTTTTCTTCCTTCCCTCCAAACAGTCGCGATAAAAATGACATTAGCGGTGACTATATTGTTTTTCGTAATAAGATTTATAATCGCCACTGGTAACGTGGTCGAGCCATGCGTTGTTTTTAAGGTACCAGTCCACTGTTTTTTCTAATCCTTCTTCAAATGTAACGCTGGGTTTCCACCCTAGTTCGTTGCGAAGTTTAGAAGCGTCGATGGCATAACGTAAATCATGTCCTGCTCTGTCTTTCACAAAAGTGATCAGTCGTTCTGAAGTTCCCAGTTCGCGACCAAGTTTCACATCCATGGTTTTGCAGAGGAAACGGATCAGGTCAATGTTTTTCCATTCGTTGAGTCCGCCTACATTATACGTTTCACCACTTTTTCCATTGTGATAAATCAAATCAATGGCAGCTGCATGATCTTCCACATATAACCAATCGCGAATATTTTCGCCTTTTCCATATACAGGAACTTCCTTGCTGTTTTTGATGTTGTGAATGGCAAGTGGAATTAATTTTTCCGGGAAGTGATTGGGTCCGTAATTATTGCTGCAGTTGGATAATACCACATCCAGATTATAGGTGTGATGGTAAGCGCGCACAAAATGATCGGAAGAAGCTTTTGATGCAGAGTAGGGGGAACGCGGATCGTATTTGGTGCTCTCGGAAAATAATCCGGATGTTCCCAGAGAACCGTAAACTTCATCGGTACTTACATGATAAAAGCGACGGTTTTTTTCTCCGGATTTCGCGGCGTTAAGTAAGTTAACGGTTCCAATTACATTGGTCATTACAAACTCCAGCGGATTAGCAATGGAGCGGTCCACATGCGATTCTGCAGCGAGATGTACTACACCGTCGAAATCGTGTTGAGTAAATAAATCATGAATGAACTTTCCATCTGTAATATCACCTTTTATAAAATGATAATTCGGACGATCCTGAATGTCTTTTAGATTCTCCAGGTTTCCGGCATAGGTTAAATTATCGAGGTTATAGATTTCGTATTGCGGATATTTTTTTACGAATAAGCGCACTACATGTGAACCGATAAAACCTGCACCTCCGGTGATGAGAATTTTTGTCATGATAAATATTTTAGCTTATAGACTCCAGTACGTAAGTTTTTTAATCTTGTTGCGGTAAATTCCTTTTACATCCGTAAGCACGCCGCCTTTCGACATAATGGATGCAAAATATTTTTCATCGAGATCAACATACTCTTTATGATTAACGGCAACAATAACGCCATCGTATCCTTTTCCGATTTTATTTAATCCGAAACCGTATTCATGTTTCAATTCATCGGAGTCGGCATGAGGGTCAACAATATCCACTTTAACACCGAACGATTTTAATTCTTTAAGAACATCGGCAATTTTAGAGTTACGGATATCGCTTACGTTTTCTTTAAACGTTGCACCCATGATCAGGACTTTTGATTTGGAAATATTTTTTCCTGCCGCGATAATTTTTTTCACAGTTACTTTAGCCACATAATATCCCATGGAATCGTTTACATACCTGCCAGAATTGATCACGCGTGCATGGTAGCCTAATGATGCTGCTTTATGCGTTAAATAGTAAGGGTCTACACCAATACAGTGACCACCTACTAATCCCGGATAAAAGCGCAGGAAATTCCATTTAGTTCCGGCTGCTTCGAGTACATCAAAAGTGTTGATTCCCATTTTTCCGAAGATGATGGATAATTCATTCATCAATGCAATGTTTACGTCGCGCTGTGTATTTTCAATAATTTTTGCAGCCTCTGCCACTTTAATACTCGATGCACGGTGTACACCCGGTTCGATAATTAATTCATACACTTTGGCAATAATATCCAATGATTCTGCAGAACATCCGGAAACCACCTTTTTGATTTTGGTAATGGTGTGTTCTTTATCACCCGGATTAATACGCTCTGGTGAATAACCAACTTTGAAATCTTTCTTGAATTTTAATTTCGATTCCTTTTCCAAAACCGGAATACAATCCTCTTCTGTACAACCGGGATAAACGGTGGACTCAAATACGACGTAATCTCCTTTTTTCAAAACTTTTCCAACCGTGGTGGAAGCGCCGATGAGTGGTGTTAAATCAGGAAGATTGTTTTCATCGATGGGTGTAGGAACAGCAACAACGAAGAATTGTGCTTTTTTTAAATCTTCCAGTTTTGCTGTAAAGGTAATGTCGCATCCCTTAAAGGCTTCTTTCGGAAGTTCATTGGAAGGGTCAATTCCTTTTTTCATCATTGCAACGCGTTCTGCGTTGATGTCGAAACCAATCACTTTAATTTTTTTTGCGAATGCCAGTGCAATCGGGAGTCCTACATATCCGAGTCCGATTACCGCCATGGTGGCTTCTTTTTTTACTAGTTGCTTGTATAACATAATCTAATTTTCGTAGTGTTATTTTATTTTTTTGGCGTCGCTTTTAGCGCGTAAATTCGTTCGATGATTTCCACCACCTTTAATCCTTCGAGTGCATTGGTGGTCATGGTTGTTCTGCCTTTGATGGTGTCGGTAACATTGGCAAAAATGTAATGGTGGTTGTTGGCTGATCCTTTGTAGTGACCATAATCGTTGGCTGGATTGGTAGGTGCTAATTCCGGCATGCTATAATCCAGAATGTTGCACACTTCAACTTTATCCATGTATTGTCCTCCAATTTTCACACTTCCTTTACTTCCAATGATTGTGATTGAACTTTCGAGGTTTTTGTCCCAAACAGATGTAGAGTAGTTTATACATCCCATTCCTCCATTTACAAAATCAAAATTCACTAGACCGGAATCTTCAAATTCGGTAAGATCTGTATGGTTGAAATCCTGGAATTTTGCCTGAATATTTTCAATATCACCAAACAACCAGTACATGATATCGATGAAATGCGAAAACTGCGTAAACAGTGTTCCGCCATCCAATGCGAGTGAACCTTTCCAGTTGTCTTTTTTATAATATCGCTCATCACGGTTCCAGTAGCAATTTAATTGAACCATGTAAATATCACCCAGGGTGCCCTGCTCAACAATTTGTTTGATCCATTGGGAAGGTGGCGAATACCTGTTTTGCATAACACAGAAAACGTGTTTATGCACTTGAAGTGATTTAAAAATAATTTCTTCGCAATCCCGCTTCGAAAGGGCCATTGGTTTTTCGCAAACTATGTGTTTCTGGGCCTGCAATGCAATTAAGGAATGTTTGGCATGTAATCCATTGGGAGAACAAACGCACACTACATCAATTTCGGGATGTTCATTAAGCATTTGTTCTGCATCGGTATAAAAGTCCTCTTCTATATTTTCAATGCCCAATTTTTCTTTCGGCTGAATATCGCAAACGGCAATTAATTTGCATTCGGAATTTCTTCGAACCATTTCGGCATGACGCTTTCCGATATGGCCTTGGCCAATTACCGCAAAATTTATTTTTTTCTCTTCACTCACTTGATTCGTTTTACAATGCCATTGCTTAATTCATATTCTTGTCCACTTTCCGGACAAACCGCTTTTCCGTTGGTATCAAATTTCAATTTATGTCCGTACTCGCTCATCCATCCCGTCTGTCTTCCCGGATTCCCAATGATCAATGCATAAGCAGGGACAGTTTTCGTTACCACTGCACCTGCTCCAATGAAAGCAAACTCTCCGATGTTATGTCCACAGACAATCGTCGCATTTGCTCCAATCGAGGCTCCTTTTCCTACATGCGTTTTTGCATATTGATCTTTGCGGTTAACAGCACTGCGCGGATTGATTACATTGGTGAATACCATGCTTGGTCCAAGAAAAACATCATCATC from Flavobacteriales bacterium includes:
- the rfbB gene encoding dTDP-glucose 4,6-dehydratase — its product is MTKILITGGAGFIGSHVVRLFVKKYPQYEIYNLDNLTYAGNLENLKDIQDRPNYHFIKGDITDGKFIHDLFTQHDFDGVVHLAAESHVDRSIANPLEFVMTNVIGTVNLLNAAKSGEKNRRFYHVSTDEVYGSLGTSGLFSESTKYDPRSPYSASKASSDHFVRAYHHTYNLDVVLSNCSNNYGPNHFPEKLIPLAIHNIKNSKEVPVYGKGENIRDWLYVEDHAAAIDLIYHNGKSGETYNVGGLNEWKNIDLIRFLCKTMDVKLGRELGTSERLITFVKDRAGHDLRYAIDASKLRNELGWKPSVTFEEGLEKTVDWYLKNNAWLDHVTSGDYKSYYEKQYSHR
- a CDS encoding N-acetyltransferase codes for the protein MSQAYTAHPSAVIDEGCEIGEGTRIWHFSHIMPKCKIGKNCNIGQNVVISPEVILGNNVKIQNNVSIYTGVTCDDDVFLGPSMVFTNVINPRSAVNRKDQYAKTHVGKGASIGANATIVCGHNIGEFAFIGAGAVVTKTVPAYALIIGNPGRQTGWMSEYGHKLKFDTNGKAVCPESGQEYELSNGIVKRIK
- a CDS encoding histidinol phosphatase — protein: MSFLSRLFGGKEEKLEAADLSVLGTDVHSHFIPGIDDGAKTMEDSLALLQEMQLLGYKKVITTPHIMSDFYRNTPEIILSGLDAVRKAAQQAGLHIQIEAAAEYYLDFDLEDKIKNKELLTFGNSYVLFEMPFIGEPQNLSRVVFEMQMAGYKPVLAHVERYTFWHNQWEKIEMMHDKGVILQLNLNSLSGHYSPATKKIAEKLIDQNMISLLGTDCHNLNHIALLKESAKLPYLHKALKINNLLNQKLA
- a CDS encoding nucleotide sugar dehydrogenase, which encodes MLYKQLVKKEATMAVIGLGYVGLPIALAFAKKIKVIGFDINAERVAMMKKGIDPSNELPKEAFKGCDITFTAKLEDLKKAQFFVVAVPTPIDENNLPDLTPLIGASTTVGKVLKKGDYVVFESTVYPGCTEEDCIPVLEKESKLKFKKDFKVGYSPERINPGDKEHTITKIKKVVSGCSAESLDIIAKVYELIIEPGVHRASSIKVAEAAKIIENTQRDVNIALMNELSIIFGKMGINTFDVLEAAGTKWNFLRFYPGLVGGHCIGVDPYYLTHKAASLGYHARVINSGRYVNDSMGYYVAKVTVKKIIAAGKNISKSKVLIMGATFKENVSDIRNSKIADVLKELKSFGVKVDIVDPHADSDELKHEYGFGLNKIGKGYDGVIVAVNHKEYVDLDEKYFASIMSKGGVLTDVKGIYRNKIKKLTYWSL